In Croceicoccus sp. Ery15, a genomic segment contains:
- a CDS encoding response regulator transcription factor — protein MTGPTIVIADDHPLMRAAIRASVEKSWPGHTIVEVPDAAAARAEAEKGEVALMTLDLHMADSAGLTTLMDLRKDFPAMPVAIISASEEARIWQGAKSLGAAAFIPKSAPMDLMREALSAVASGDLWFPEHMDEVSGEDDDALARLSRLTPAQRRILALVAEGRLNKQIAHEMQISEATVKAHLTGIFRRLGVINRTQAVLMAGKLDDPGLPPLNGADA, from the coding sequence GTGACGGGCCCGACGATCGTAATTGCCGATGATCATCCGCTGATGCGCGCGGCCATCCGCGCGTCGGTCGAGAAATCATGGCCGGGGCACACCATTGTCGAGGTGCCCGATGCCGCCGCCGCCCGTGCCGAAGCCGAAAAGGGCGAGGTCGCGCTGATGACGCTGGACCTGCATATGGCGGACAGCGCTGGCCTGACGACACTGATGGACTTGCGCAAGGATTTCCCCGCCATGCCCGTCGCGATCATATCCGCGAGCGAGGAGGCACGCATCTGGCAAGGCGCCAAATCGCTGGGCGCGGCGGCCTTTATCCCGAAAAGCGCACCGATGGACCTGATGCGCGAGGCGCTGTCGGCGGTGGCCAGCGGCGATTTGTGGTTTCCCGAACATATGGACGAGGTGAGCGGAGAGGACGACGATGCGCTTGCCCGCCTGTCGCGCCTGACCCCTGCGCAGCGGCGCATTCTGGCGCTTGTCGCGGAAGGCAGGCTGAACAAGCAGATCGCGCATGAAATGCAGATTTCCGAGGCCACGGTCAAAGCGCATCTGACAGGCATTTTCCGGCGGCTGGGCGTGATCAACCGGACACAGGCGGTGCTGATGGCGGGGAAGCTGGATGATCCGGGCCTCCCTCCGCTAAACGGAGCCGACGCCTGA
- the acs gene encoding acetate--CoA ligase, giving the protein MQDTMEPATDMIPVPAAALDGTHCTLDQYRAMYAQSMDDPDAFWMEQAERLEWFTKPSKISGWSFDPVEIEWFQDGEINICHNAVDRHVQAGNGDRTALIFEPDSPETPVRRFTYAQVQGEVIRMANTLKKMGVAKGDRVTIYMPMIPEGAFAMLACARIGAVHSVVFGGFSPDAIAGRIEDCRSDYVICADEGLRGSKSIPLKANVDAALKKVPVKSVLVIRHTGGAVDMTEGRDHWYHEMSEGVAGDCPCEAMKAEDPLFILYTSGSTGSPKGVVHTTGGYAVWTETTFRYVFDYREGEVYWCTADIGWVTGHSYIVYGPLQNGATALMFEGVPNYPDHSRFWQVVDKHKVNIFYTAPTAIRALMREGNEHVDKHDLSSLRVLGSVGEPINPEAWRWYHQHVGHGNAPIVDTWWQTETGGIMITTLPGAHGMKPGSAGRPFFGIAPQLVDNDGAVLADETTGGAAEGNLCITRSWPGQARTVYGDHERFIQTYFSNYRGKYFTGDGCRRDDDGYYWITGRVDDVINVSGHRMGTAEVESALVLHEMVAEAAVVGFPHDIKGQGIYCYVTLNAGIDADDDLTKELRQWVRTEIGPIATPDHLHFTPGLPKTRSGKIMRRILRKIAENDFGSLGDTSTLADPSLVDGLIEGRLNR; this is encoded by the coding sequence ATGCAGGACACGATGGAACCCGCGACCGATATGATCCCGGTCCCCGCAGCGGCGCTGGACGGCACGCACTGCACGCTTGACCAGTATCGCGCCATGTATGCGCAAAGCATGGACGATCCCGATGCGTTCTGGATGGAGCAGGCCGAACGGCTGGAATGGTTCACCAAGCCCTCGAAAATATCGGGCTGGAGCTTTGATCCGGTCGAGATCGAATGGTTCCAGGATGGCGAGATCAACATCTGCCACAATGCCGTCGACCGGCATGTACAGGCAGGCAATGGCGACCGCACCGCCCTGATCTTCGAACCCGACAGCCCCGAAACGCCGGTGCGTCGCTTTACCTATGCGCAAGTGCAGGGCGAAGTGATCCGCATGGCCAATACGCTGAAGAAAATGGGCGTGGCCAAGGGCGACCGCGTCACGATTTACATGCCGATGATCCCCGAAGGCGCATTCGCCATGCTGGCCTGCGCACGGATCGGCGCGGTGCATTCGGTGGTGTTCGGCGGTTTTTCGCCCGACGCGATCGCCGGCCGGATCGAGGATTGCCGGTCCGATTATGTCATTTGCGCCGATGAAGGGCTGCGCGGGTCGAAATCGATCCCGCTGAAAGCCAATGTCGATGCCGCCCTGAAGAAGGTGCCGGTCAAATCGGTGCTGGTCATCCGTCACACCGGCGGCGCGGTGGACATGACCGAAGGGCGCGACCACTGGTATCACGAGATGAGCGAGGGCGTGGCCGGAGATTGCCCGTGCGAGGCGATGAAGGCGGAAGACCCGCTGTTCATCCTCTATACCTCGGGGTCGACCGGCAGCCCCAAGGGCGTCGTGCACACCACCGGCGGCTATGCCGTCTGGACCGAGACGACGTTCCGCTATGTCTTCGATTACCGCGAGGGCGAGGTTTACTGGTGCACGGCGGACATCGGCTGGGTCACGGGGCACAGCTATATCGTCTATGGCCCGCTGCAGAACGGCGCGACCGCACTGATGTTCGAAGGCGTGCCCAACTATCCCGATCACAGCCGGTTCTGGCAGGTGGTCGACAAGCACAAGGTCAACATCTTCTATACCGCGCCCACCGCGATCCGCGCGTTGATGCGTGAGGGGAACGAGCATGTCGACAAGCACGACCTGTCCTCGCTGCGCGTGCTTGGCAGCGTGGGCGAACCGATCAACCCCGAGGCATGGCGCTGGTATCACCAGCATGTCGGCCACGGCAACGCGCCCATAGTCGATACGTGGTGGCAGACCGAAACCGGCGGCATCATGATCACCACGCTGCCCGGTGCCCATGGCATGAAGCCGGGCAGTGCGGGGCGTCCGTTCTTTGGCATTGCGCCCCAGCTGGTCGACAATGACGGTGCGGTGCTGGCCGACGAAACGACAGGCGGCGCGGCAGAGGGCAATCTGTGCATCACGCGCAGCTGGCCGGGGCAGGCGCGGACCGTCTATGGCGACCATGAACGCTTCATCCAGACCTATTTCAGCAATTATCGCGGCAAATATTTCACCGGCGACGGCTGCCGCCGCGACGATGACGGCTATTACTGGATCACAGGCCGCGTCGACGATGTGATCAATGTATCGGGCCACCGCATGGGCACGGCCGAGGTTGAAAGCGCGCTGGTGCTGCATGAAATGGTGGCAGAGGCGGCGGTCGTCGGCTTTCCCCACGACATCAAGGGGCAGGGCATTTACTGCTATGTCACGCTGAACGCCGGGATCGACGCGGATGACGATCTGACGAAGGAATTGCGCCAGTGGGTGCGGACCGAGATCGGCCCCATCGCCACGCCCGACCATCTGCATTTCACGCCGGGGCTGCCCAAGACGCGTTCGGGCAAGATCATGCGCCGCATCCTGCGCAAGATCGCCGAGAACGATTTCGGATCGCTGGGCGATACGTCGACGCTGGCCGATCCGTCGCTGGTGGACGGGCTGATCGAAGGGCGGCTTAACCGCTGA
- a CDS encoding DcaP family trimeric outer membrane transporter → MAKQAKAVWKTAFAAGLMSASALVPAGAMAQDAAGSSKGSIEDRLDRLEAMIGRLEARMDAAETPDAENQAMAQEMRAAVEETRVAAAQQQELEARLAAVEAKDTQGFRVGETQFTIGGYLKLDAITQRTSAGQIPGDSINRDFLIPSLIPVGGDPSGWDTHFQARQSRIIIKGETPVGDQKLGGHLELDFLVTDGGDQRVSNSYVPRMRQAFITYGGWTFGQAWSTFQNVGALPDSVDFVGTMPGTVFNRQPMIRYKTKSGISIAVEQPETTITNATGGRILPSDDQIPDVVLRYDRGGFAVAGILRQLHASDRVLADGGDSAFGYGVSVSGKIPLGERDDLRFMATAGEGLGRYMGANIVNDAAIDTSGNLDPIATYSGFAAFRHVWSDNLRSTIAGSYFKADNPVDLTGGAPTDNVWNALANIIYSPVPKLDLGLEYMYAERENEAGDSGNLQKIQASAKYSF, encoded by the coding sequence ATGGCAAAACAGGCAAAAGCCGTTTGGAAGACCGCTTTCGCGGCAGGATTGATGAGCGCAAGCGCGCTGGTGCCCGCGGGCGCCATGGCGCAGGACGCAGCCGGTTCGTCGAAAGGGTCGATCGAAGACCGGCTGGACCGGCTGGAAGCGATGATCGGCAGGCTGGAGGCGCGCATGGATGCTGCCGAAACGCCGGACGCCGAAAACCAGGCCATGGCACAGGAAATGCGCGCCGCGGTCGAGGAAACGCGCGTCGCCGCCGCCCAGCAGCAAGAACTTGAAGCCCGCCTCGCCGCGGTAGAGGCCAAGGACACGCAGGGTTTCCGCGTGGGCGAAACGCAGTTCACCATCGGCGGCTATCTCAAGCTGGACGCGATCACCCAGCGCACCAGCGCAGGGCAGATACCCGGCGATTCGATCAACCGCGACTTCCTGATCCCCAGCCTGATCCCCGTCGGCGGCGATCCATCGGGTTGGGACACCCATTTCCAGGCCCGCCAAAGCCGCATCATCATCAAGGGCGAGACACCCGTGGGCGACCAGAAGCTGGGCGGCCATCTGGAATTGGACTTCCTTGTCACCGATGGCGGCGACCAGCGCGTGTCGAACAGCTATGTGCCGCGCATGCGTCAGGCCTTCATTACCTATGGCGGTTGGACCTTTGGGCAGGCGTGGTCGACGTTCCAGAATGTCGGGGCCCTGCCCGACAGCGTGGATTTCGTCGGCACCATGCCGGGCACCGTTTTCAATCGCCAGCCGATGATCCGCTACAAGACCAAAAGCGGTATTTCGATTGCGGTCGAACAGCCCGAAACGACGATCACCAATGCAACGGGCGGGCGCATCCTGCCTTCGGACGACCAGATTCCCGACGTTGTCCTGCGCTACGACCGTGGCGGCTTTGCCGTGGCGGGCATCCTGCGCCAGCTGCATGCTTCCGACCGGGTGCTGGCCGATGGCGGCGACAGCGCGTTCGGCTATGGCGTCTCCGTCTCGGGCAAGATCCCGCTGGGCGAGCGCGACGATCTGCGCTTCATGGCCACGGCGGGCGAAGGTCTGGGCCGGTATATGGGCGCCAATATCGTCAATGACGCGGCCATCGACACCAGCGGCAATCTGGACCCGATCGCGACCTATTCGGGCTTTGCCGCGTTCCGCCATGTGTGGAGCGACAATCTGCGTTCGACCATCGCGGGCAGCTATTTCAAGGCCGATAATCCGGTCGATCTGACGGGCGGCGCGCCGACCGACAATGTCTGGAACGCGCTGGCCAATATCATCTACTCGCCCGTCCCCAAACTCGATCTCGGCCTGGAATACATGTATGCCGAGCGCGAGAACGAGGCAGGCGACAGCGGCAATCTGCAGAAGATACAGGCTTCGGCCAAATACAGCTTCTGA